In Peromyscus eremicus chromosome 2, PerEre_H2_v1, whole genome shotgun sequence, a single genomic region encodes these proteins:
- the Ccdc17 gene encoding coiled-coil domain-containing protein 17 has translation MADYSGESGFLTCEFCDMVFRSWALLATHTQRFCIGQLTPEVTHGTQPSVAMEQRGTTIVAQEQLSRSEQDASKSALKMLTEETAGSPGERLRALQGIRVRRVAETEAQSRALERRGEELKRRLLGVAGPRGGLSAPFGLERQLRELRAEAGRTRGALQMLGARVLALQSQPSIQRDSLQEPVFCCPPLPANPGTLPAQIRALREAYVRGGGRDPGVLDKIWQLQVEASALELRRSQNRKEKASATSEELLVVEAENRLLEAEIRTLQKKGLSLAPWGPREHQLPDLWSHLSRRGDNSLLLPPVAPPMSPLTSSINVQNFRGTSTSILNGTMTRNLGLDHHHLLPASDVLGPAPYDPGAGLVIFYDFLRGLDASWVWVQLMTNLTRDGQEDIGGTTILPPALCLPPPSAPGPMGNCAILAGRQPVPRLPPSALVSLICELQAWQGVTWAPQPKAWASLLLFDQDKHMLSGRWRLPLRVLPPNSSLSLVQLNEIPQAGQAELFLRLVNARDADVQTLAEINPASAQEYQYPPLVSNSSSVETSPFAHSSGFADPRPPTEEAFVSVKDEHLSPH, from the exons ATGGCCGATTACTCTGGAGAGTCGGGATTTCTGACCTGTGAGTTCTGTGATATGGTTTTCCGCTCCTGGGCTTTGTTGGCTACCCATACCCAGCGATTCTGCATTGGCCAGCTGACTCCGGAGGTGACACATGGAACACAGCCTTCAGTAGCCATGGAACAACGGGGCACCACG ATTGTGGCACAAGAACAACTGAGCCGTTcagagcaagatgccagcaaatCAGCTCTAAAGATGTTGACAGAGGAG ACTGCAGGGAGCCCTGGCGAGAGGCTGCGTGCATTGCAGGGAATCCGCGTCAGGCGCGTGGCGGAGACGGAAGCGCAAAGCCGGGCTCTGGAGCGCCGCGGCGAGG AACTAAAACGGCGCCTCCTTGGCGTAGCGGGACCCAGGGGAGGATTATCCGCGCCATTCGGCCTGGAGCGCCAGCTCCGCGAACTCAGGGCAGAGGCGGGCCGGACGCGCGGCGCTCTGCAGATGCTGGGAGCGCGCGTGCTTGCGCTCCAGTCGCAGCCCAG CATCCAGCGGGACTCTCTCCAGGAGCCTGTGTTCTGTTGCCCTCCGCTACCGGCCAATCCGGGAACGCTGCCCGCCCAGATCCG GGCTCTACGTGAGGCCTACGTGCGCGGTGGAGGCCGGGACCCCGGAGTTCTGGACAAAATATGGCAGCTGCAAGTGGAGGCGTCAGCCCTGGAGTTGCGGCGGTCGCAGAACCGCAAAG AAAAAGCAAGTGCCACCTCTGAAGAGCTTCTAGTAGTGGAAGCCGAAAACCggcttctggaggcagagatccggaCCTTGCAGAAGAAGGGCCTGAGTCTGGCACCCTGGG gaCCCAGGGAGCATCAACTCCCTGATCTCTGGTCACACCTGAGTAGAAGGGGGGATAACTCCCTCCTCCTTCCACCAGTTGCACCCCCAATGTCACCGCTTACAAGTTCCATAAATGTCCAGAACTTCCGTGGCACTTCAACGTCT ATACTTAATGGGACCATGACAAGGAACTTAGGTCTGGATCATCACCACCTCCTACCTGCATCTGATGTTCTAGGCCCTGCACCCTATGATCCTGG GGCTGGCCTTGTCATTTTCTATGACTTCCTGCGGGGCCTTGATGCTTCTTGGGTTTGGGTTCAGCTAATGACAAACTTGACCCGGGATGGACAAGAGGATATAGGAGGGACCACAATATTGCCTCCAGCCCTTTGCCTACCGCCACCATCAGCTCCTGGACCTATGGGCAACTGTGCCATCCTTGCAGGCAGGCAGCCTGTACCCAG GTTGCCTCCATCAGCACTGGTATCTTTGATCTGTGAACTACAGGCCTGGCAGGGAGTTACATGGGCACCACAACCAAAGGCTTGGGCCTCACTATTGCTGTTTGACCAAGATAAGCATATGCTTAGTGGCCGTTGGCGCCTCCCACTTAGGGTCCTTCCTCCtaactccagcctcagccttGTCCAGCTGAATGAGATTCCCCAG GCAGGTCAAGCTGAGCTCTTTCTGAGGCTGGTGAATGCAAGAGATGCAGATGTTCAGACATTGGCAGAGATCAATCCAGCAAGTGCCCAAGAATACCAGTACCCACCACTG GTATCCAATTCATCTTCAGTGGAAACCAGTCCCTTCGCCCACAGTTCTGGCTTTGCTGATCCCCGACCTCCCACAGAAGAGGCTTTTGTCAGTGTCAAGGATGAGCATTTGAGCCCCCACTAG